From the Gammaproteobacteria bacterium genome, the window TCCATACATGGTCGTTAGGCCGCATTTCCACCCTCCGATGACCCGGCCGAAGTTCTTCGAAGACTCCACGCGATTCCGCAGCTGGCTTCTGCTGAACGCCAAGACTGCAACCGAACTCATCGTGGGTTTCTACAAGATCGGCTCGCGCCGTCCGAGCATGGGTTGGTCAGAGTCGGTCGATGAAGCTCTTTGTTTCGGTTGGATCGATGGTGTACGCAAGCGAATTGATGATGAGTCGTACTTGATCCGATTCACGCCGAGAAAACCCACCTCGATCTGGAGCGCGATCAACATCGCAAAGTTTGAACAGCTGCGAGTGGAAGGTCGGATGACACCCGCAGGCGCGAAGGCTTTCGCTCAACGCACAAACGAGAGGTCGATGGTCTACGCACACGAACAAAGTGAGATGGCTGAACTTTCCTCACAGGAACTTCGGACATTCAAGCGGGCGCAAGCCGCCTGGAAGTTTTTCGAGGCCACGCCGCCCAGCTACAGAAAGGTAGTACTCCACTGGGTGACCACTGCCAAGAAAGCCGAAACAAGGGCTTCCAGGCTTGCTACTCTCGTACAAGCCTGCGTGGCTGGAGAAAGACTTCGCTGAACGCCGAGAATGCGGCCTAACCCTTCGGTCGAGGCGAGGCCCAACAGCCGGCCGCGCTACATGGCGTGTTTATCATCCATTCCGCGCGGCCGTCTGTTGGTCCCGCCTCACCTCAAACGTTGGGCGGCACGAGATACAACGGGTTCCCGATGTTCGAAATAACTGAATTCACACAACCAGCGGATCTAGGCAACGACCTGATCCGCGGACGGGCAATACATGCGAAGATGAAACAGTCCCGGCAATTCTTGGCTTGTGTAAATGGACGTGAGGCTGGTTACCTCTCTTACGATGATCGCGCCGACATCGAAACCGGGGTCCTTTATGAGGTATTCGTTCTCCCTGAGTTCAGGCAACAAGGAGTCGGAAGCCGACTCGTATCCTTTGCTGAGGACCTAGCCGTGTCTCTGAAGTGTAGCCGGATAAGGCTTTCACCGACGCCATTTGATCAGAGCGTAACTCAGGCGCAGCTTGACTCTTGGTACACAAAAAAGGGCTACCAGCTAGCGCGGGATGGGTCACGCGAATTTGAAAAGAGCTTGCTTGGATTTGGTGCCAGTGCTGCCCAACCAGTCATTCCAACGGACGCGCCGCAAGCGGCACGCCGCTGAATTCCAACGTTAGCACTCGCGCGGAGATTTGTCGGTGTCTGAATTCAACTGGGCGTGCCCACACTGCGAGCGCCACGTAACGATTACTTACGAGCGCCTTTCTAACAAACGCCACGTACTTTGGATTCGTAACGCAGACGGCGGCAAGGTGCTCACCACTGTTTTTATCATTTGCCCAAACCCAAGCTGCAGAAAGTACACGCTCACTGCCGTGCTAAATGAGGGCGTAGACGTGCCTGGCCGCAACTCTGATCTCGGGGGAGCTTTTACAGAGATGGGAGTTGGTTCCGGGCTCTTCGAGCAAGTCTTTCCCAGATTACGTTCCCTAATCTATCCTCGCTGACTACAAAGAAGCTTGTCTGATCAGGTCGCTGAGCCCTAAGGCTTCAGCAACACTTTCGCGTCGCTGCTTGCAAGGAATTTTGCGTGACTGTTGGTCAGTTAAGCCTGGCCGCCTCGTAGATGAGATTGACCAAATAAAGGACAAGATAGACCCGCCCACGTGGGACGCCATAGCTTCGCTCCGCAAACTCGGAAACATTGGCGCACACATGGAGAAAGACATCAACGTCATCGTAGATGTTGATCCGCAGGAAGCGGAGCTACTAATTAGCCTTATCGAGACCCTGTTGCGAGAGTGGTACGTCGCTCGCGAGGATCGTAAAGTTCGCATGACCGCACTCATCTCGGCTGCGGCTACCAAGTAACGAGACTTACTCGGCTTGAGTACTAACAATTCATTCAAGCCGAAGCTGCTTCGCGGCTCGGCTTAATTCAGGCGTTATGCCCACAGTCCAGACACGATATACTTGCGAGCATGAGCACGGTCTTTGAGCTTGAGAAGGAGATATTAGCCCTCTCGGCTGCTGAGCGAGAGCAGCTTGCGGCGCTGGCTTGGGACAGCGTAGTAAGCGATCCCAGCGCGGCGAGCGATCCCGGTATCGACCGAGAGGGCATTGAGATTGCCGGCCAACGCGACACGGAAATCGAATCCGGCGCGGTTCAACCCATTGGTCACGCTGAGTTCTTGCGGCGCACCGGTGGCGAGCCTGAATGAGGATTGAGTATCATCCGCTCACTGCATCCGATCTCAATAACGCCGTCGCATTCTATAACCAGCACCGTGCTGGCCTCGGCAACGAGTTTCGATCCGAAGTCAACGCGGTCATTGCGCGAATTCTAACCAACCCTCTTCGGTATGCGATTGTCAAACGTGGCATTCGCCGCGCGTTTGTTCAGCGTTTCCCCATACTCGATTTTGTTTCGCCTTATTGACGACGAAGTGGTTCGAATACTGGTTATCAGGCATCACCGCCGTCATTCACGGTTTGGAACGGGTCGCCAGTAAACTTGGCATAACATTGCGCTGCAGCGGACCGCTATGTATCTCACGCGCCGTTCTTATTCGCGTTCTCGAAACATGTTCACATGAGAAAGGCGCAAAGTCCCCTATTAGCGACAGGTGTTCCGGCTAGTCGAATCAAGGCGCCAGAATGACATCGAACTCTAGTTCGAGTGGACGCGCTGAAGCGCGCCTCTCAACATAACGTTATGCGCCCTGAAGCTTGAATATTTTGGTAGAAAAGAACCGCATCTAGAATAATCATCGGAAGCTTGATCTATGGAAACTATTGTATGTGTGTTGACATTACTGCCTGCAAGAGCCAGAGCCACCGGCAGAAGTTGAAGGCCGCCTTGCCAGGTGCCAAGAAGGGCCACCGGCAGACAATCGATCAGGATGCGGAACAACGCGGGCGTCGTCTGCTGCGATTTCAAGGCAGCATCTGAAGGCGCACACCCCTTGACTCATCAAGCCGTCAGCGTTATGCTGCGACGCAACAGATACCGAAAAGAAGCCATCTGGCTTCTTTGAATACAGATCCCAAAAGGGGTAATTATTATGGCAGCAAGCAACAACGTCACACAATTTTCTAATCAGGCGCAGGATATCAGCCGTTCCATGTTCGGTGCTTTTCAGGGCATCGCCGAAGTGCAGTCCAACATCCTACAGAAACTGAGCGGCACACAGCAGGCTTTGATCCAGCAGTCCTATGAAGCCGCCAATGATCAGTTGCAAGTCATGAGCAAGGTCCATGACCCGCGCGAGTTTGCAGCGGCACAGGCAGACTTGGTCAAGACGCATGGGCAGCGCTACGTCGAGACCGTCAAGCAGGCGATTGACGTAAGCGCCGACGCTTGGCAGGAATATGGCAATAAGGTCGAAAGCACCACGCGCGACGTGAACAACAAGACCGAGCGCGCTGTGTCCTCCAAGAAGGATGCGTAACGACTCATCGCATGATCAAAGTGGGCGGATAAACCTCACGCAGGAGCCGTAGGGACTGGCTTAAGGAAAGACACGGAACGTCTAAGCATCGAGCCCCGCTTCGGCGGGGCTTTTTTGTTCATGCGGTAGCTCTCGGACAGCGAAAGTACGCAAGATGAAGGTAGCGATGCGGATAGCAGCACTGCTGCTTAGCCTCGGGCCAGCCATTGTTGCAGCCGAACAGGGCGGCGCCGGACTAGAGCTGTCGGATGGCAGTGGTTTCAACAGCGGTTCGACCAAGCTGAATTACCAGCTAACCGATGATCAAGAGATCGACTTGCGTCAGAGCGTCAGCGTGAAGGACACCGGGGAGATCGATAGCCGCTGGCAGGGAGGCACGCGCGGCAACTACAATTTTCATTACTACGACATCAAATTAGGCGCTAGCGAGCTACGGCCATTCGTCGGCGCGAATGCAGATTACATCTATGGTAGCAGTGTCAATCACTCACTAATGGCAGGGCCCGAAGCCGGCCTGAAAGTCCGTATGCAGTCGAACGCGCGCATCGTGATAAAGGCGAAGTACCAGTCTCTCTACCAGGACGGCGATCAGATCGATGAGGTCTTGGCGGACGGTACCCCGGCCTACAGCTTTGGTATTGATTTCCGTTTTTGATACCGTCTAGCCGGTTGCAGCGAACACTCGTGGCAGGTGGCCCGAAGGTTTGCCAGTTGTAGCAACCAATACTGCATCTGACAATCGGTGTAGGCGGTTCAGTTTCATATTGACGTCAGATGCCGCAAAGTATCGAGAATACGCTTTCGCTGCTTCAAGGCGCGCTCACGCTAGTCCAGAGCGAGCCATCAGCGAATCGACTATGGATTGTCGAACACGGTCGCATTCGCATACGTGAGTAACAGGAGTTGTGGCCCAACATGGCGCTGCAGCGCATGCTCATGAAGCCGCTGTACGCTCGCGATTCCCCTCCGTTCACAACGCGAACTTTACGTCTTAACGCCGCGTCGCGGGTCGCGCCAGTTATCAATTCCCGCCATTCGTACTGCCGTCGAGATCAGATTCAGCCGGCTCGGCAGGATTGCTGAACGACGATTCCTGGAGCAACAGCATAAGCGTTTGCTGGTCGGGTAATCCGGTGACGGTTATGTCGTTCTCGCGCTGGACAGCCTCCAGCGCGTCCTCGGTTTGCGGACCGTAAGCGCCGTCGGTGGAGATATCGTAGCCACGCTCTACCAGTGCTTCCTGCACTCGCTTAAGAACGGCCTTGTACAGGAACGCGGTTTTTGCGCCGCTTTCCATCTCCACGGGTTCCGACGATGTCCGCAGCCGGCCGGGAAACATGGATTGCAGTAGTCGCGTCGCCGCGAGCATGAACTGCGCGTCCGGGCGCTGCTCGCAGTACTGGCTGAGCAACTGCGCCAGCAACTCCGTCGCCTGCCACGGCGCTACGTCGAAGGCTTCTGCCTGAAACTGGTTTACGCCGGTCAGATAACCGTCGATCCAGCCGATAAACAGATAAAGCTCGGGCGACTTGGCGTCCAGCACTTTCGTGTATTGCGCGCAACTTGTCACGCCCGCGCCCTTGATGGCGAAATTACCCTGGTCATCCATCGCATGCAGCAGCCCCGGCGCGAACAGGCCGAGAATGACGAGCGAAATCAGGTTTTTCATAACGTGCCTCCGTGAAGCGGAAATTGTTGTAAGTCGTTACTGGCCGCATAGCGCGGTTGCGCAGCAGGCCGCTCAGTGGCTTGTTTTTCCTCGCGGTGCGCCGCGAACGCGATCTTGTCCAGATATCCAAGTAGCAGGGCCGACACGACGAACGTCATGTGGAAGATCACGTACCATAGCAGTTTAGTATTGCCGATCTCCTGCAGGTCCATGAATACGCGCAGCAGGTGAATGGATGAAATCGCCACGATGGATGCGGCTACCTTGATCTTGAGGGTGCCCGAATCCAGCTTGCCCATCCAGCCAATCTTTTTCTCCGCGCCTTCGACGTCGATTTTCGACACGAAGTTCTCGTAGCCGCTCAGCATCACCATCACGATGAGGCTGGCGACCAGCGAGATATCCACCAGCGCGAGCACGAGGAGCACTAGATCGGTCTCCGAAGTGCTCAGGATCACGGGCAATACATGGAACAGTTCCTGAAAGAACTTCACCACCAGCCCCGCCAGCGCAAGACTCAAACCCATATAGATCGGCGCGAGCAGCCAGCGGCTGGCAAATAGCACCTGTTCGATTCTTTGTTCCAGCATGCCGGTGTCTTCCGTAAAAAATGCCGCGCATTATTACACAACAACACGTTCAGGGATGCCCGTGTGGAACCTTCACGCGAACGCTATGCCTCATTACCGCAGACTATTAATTGTCTTGACTCTCGCGGCAGCTATAGGGTTATAGTTTTGACAGTAGGATTTTTTGTTTCACATAGTTAAGTTCATGCTCAAGAAACTCGTCATCGCGGTAATGCTGCTGGCAGCCCCCTTCGCTCAGGCGAAGATGGTGCTGGCGTGCGCGATGATGGATGGCCACGTCACAGAGCGTTGCTGCTGCGATCACAAGCGCCATAATCCTGCGGCGTCCGAACATACGGCTGCGAGCAAGATTTGCTGCGCGGTGGTTTTCGAACCGACCAAGGACACCACTCTTGCCGCGGCTTCCGAGTCCGTGGCCAAGAAGCCGGTCGACAAGCTCTGGGACAGCTCGCCCGATCTCGCTACCGCGCCGCCGGTACCATCTGCTTCTACCGCGTTCTTCTCGACCTCGCGATTATCCCTTCTCTTGGAGCCGCATGTTCTAAACGGCTCTGGATTGTATCTGCTCACGGCGCGTCTGCGCCTATAACCTGCCTCGCCACGCGGAGCCAGCGCTCCTGAGTGGTCTATGACGACCTGCGGCCCAACGCCGCAATCCCATCACGTCATTGATATGAGGCGAATACATGAATATCTACATTACTGATGCTTTACGGCATCTGAGCTGGAAAACCCTGGTTGTCGCGCTGCTGTATGGCGTAGCGTTTCAGGCCCACGCTCAGGCCCGTCCCGCCGACCCTACCTGGATTGGTCCGCCAACTTTACGCGCCGACGACCCGCCTACTGATACGGATAGGCGTATCTGGCGCTACGTCCCGATAGGACCGCGCGGCACCTTTAGACCCGGCGTTAGGATCGTAGCGAAGCCGTCGGCGCCACCGCGCGAGGTTGTACGCTACGTCGGTCCGCGCGGTACCGTGCCTGTATATCGCGACGATTGAGTCAAGGATACGGCCGGCAGCGCTGTTCAAGCCGTCGGCCGTTCTCCGGCCAAGCAATCTTGCATCATTGTTTACTTCGTAATACGGAGGTGCCCTCATGCGCGCTGTGCAACGTTTCATAGCTGCTTGCCTGTTAGCAAGCCTTACCCTACCCACTAGGGCTACCGATCTTCGGTTCGACGCCGAGCCACTCACCGCACAACGGCTGGTCGAGACTGTGCTGGATCGTAATCCAGGTCTGCAGGCGTTACGCGCGGCTGTTACCGAGGCTGCATCGCGGGTTGAGCCTGCCGGCGCCTTGGAAGATCCGATGCTCGCCTACAATGTGGCTCCACAGACCATTGCAGGACAGCGCCTGAGCCAAGCCGTCGATCTCAGCCAGGAAATCCCATGGCCGGGTACGCTCGCGTTGCGCGAGGATGCCGCACGTAGCGAGGCCGAGGCGGCCGGTCAGGATCTGGCGGACCTGCGGCTGGAGATCATTGCTGCGGTCAAGGCGGGGTTCGCCGAGTGGTATTACGTCCATCGAGCGCTTGCTATCAACGAGGCCAATCGGGACTTGTTGATCGAGCTGCGCAACGTGGCCGAGACGCAGTACGCCGCCGGACGGGCTACTCAACAGGACGTCATCCAGGCGGAGCTGGAGCACGCGAGGCTCTTGGATGAGGCGCTCGCGCTGCAAAAGGAACAACGGTCGATACAAGCGCAGCTCAATGGCCTGCTCAACCGCGCGCCTGGCGAATATTTGTCACCGCCGAAAGAGGTGGAGCCTCCCGCCCCGCCCCCGGACTTGCAGGTCTTGCAACAGACCGCGGTGGAAACACATCCCGAACTGAAGCAAGCCGAAGCCCAGCTCCAGGCGAGCCGCTCGCGCGTCGGTTTGGCGGAGAAAGACTTCTATCCCGATCTTGGCTTGAACATCGGATACGACAGCTTCTGGGACGACGAGGACCAGCGCTTCTCCGTCGGCGCCACCATTAACATCCCGCTGAATCGCAGCAAGTATCGTGCATTGAGAGATGCGGCTCAGGCCAATGCGCTGCGGTCGCAATGGCGTCTTATAGACCGTCGGGCGCGACTCCTCGCGGCGCTAGGGCGCGCCCGCGCGGAAGTGGCGGAGTCAGTAGACGTGATTGCGCTACACCACGACCAACTGGAGCCGCTGGCGCAGGACAACTTGAGCGCCGCGACGGCTGATTACCGCGCCGGGGCCGGTGACTTCCTTGATGTGATTACCGCCGAGAACCGTAAGCTGATGATCGAGCTAGGACTCGCGCGTGCACAGGCCAACTACGTCCGGCGGCTGGCAGAGTTGGAACGCTGGACCGGCGGCGCCTTGCCGGCCGGGTACGGCAGCGGTAACGAGGAAAGCACCAATGAGTAAACGAACATCGATGTGGCTTGTAGGGCTGATAGCCCTGGCACTGGGCCTCGTCATCGGCAGCCAACTGAACGGCTTTTTGAGTGGCGGTTCAGATGACGCTCAAATGGCCTCCTCGCAAGGGATGAGTGATGTGCCGGTATACCAGTCCGGACCATTCAAGGTCAGCGTCGCCGTAAACCCTGAAGCGCCCAAGGTCGGTGAGAACAAGCTGATGGTCAAGGTCATGGATGCGCACGGCAATCCTGTAGAGGACGCAAACATTCAGGCGTTCGGCGAAATGTCGGCAATGGGTGTTATGCAGGCCATGCGGGCGCCCGCCAATGTGAAGCAGGTCGCACCCGGCGAATACGCGGGCCCGATGAACATCGAGATGAGCGGCGAGTGGCCCTTGTCGGTCAAGATCGAAAAACCCGGCGCCGGCGAGACCGCCTTGAGCTTCGATATGGCAACCGGTCGTGCGGGCCTGTCTATGATCTCCGGCGGCACCATGGTGGAGTTGGCGGCAGAAGGAATGGCCTCACAAGGTAGCGAGCCGACATATCGCGCGGGTCCCTTTAAGTTCGATGTGGCTGTAGAGCCCGAGACGCCTAAGATCGGCAAGAACCGACTGATCATCGATCTTCACGACAGCCAAGGTAATCCGATCCCGGGCGCACAGATTAAAGCGATAGCCGAGATGCCGGCCATGGGTGCGATGCCTGCCATGCAGGCGCCAGCCGCCTTCGACGAGACCGAACCCGGCAAATATGTGGGCACTCTCGATCTCTCCGTGAGCGGCGAATGGCCGCTGTCCATCCAGATTGAGAAGGCGGGAATAGGCAGCCAGAGGATCACCTTTGACATGGCTACAGGCCGTTCGGGGCTACAAGTCGTCTCGGGCGCAATGGCTGAGGGCCAGAGCGGTATGCAGGCTGAGGAGGCCCCGGCCAACGCGATCCTGGTGGACAGCCGCAGCCGCCAGCTCATCGGGCTGGAAACCGGCGCGGCTACTTATCGGCACCTCACGCGCGACATCCGGGCCGTAGGGCAAGTCGTTTACGACGAGAGAAAGCTTTCTGACGTGACCTTGCGCTTCAACGCCTGGATTGGTGAGCTCTATGCCGATTACGTCGGCAAGTACGTCAACAAGGGCGAGGTGCTGTTCACCGTTTATGGCCCGGAGTTACTGGCCGCCCAACAACAGTACCTGGAGGTCTTGAAAGGCCGATTCGGCCAGAGCAGCGGACTGATCGAAGCGGCGCGCAAGCGGCTGCTGTTGTGGGATATGGCGCCCAGCCAGATCGAAGAACTGGAGCAGCGGGGCGAGCCGCTTGATTACGTGCCTATCATGGCGCCGCGCAGCGGCACCGTGGTGGAAAAGAACGTGGTCATCGGTTCGGCCATGATGGCCGGCACTAGGCTGATGCGCATCGCTGACCTGTCAAAGGTCTGGGTGGAGGCCGAGGTCTACGAGGCCGAGCTGCCGCTGGTGAAGGTCGGCATGGCCGCTGTGGTGACGCTTCCCTACGTGCCGGGCAAGATCTACCAGGCCAAGGTCGATTATGTCTATCCCTACCTTCAAGGCATGACTCGCACAGGCCGCATCCGGCTAACGTTAAATAACCAGGACGGCGTGCTCAAGCCCGACATGTATGCGCAGGTCAATCTTAAGGTCTATCTGGGGCAGCGTCTGGTGGTGCCGGAGGAGGCGGTGCTGTTTGCCGGTGAAAGCCGCATCGTGTTCGAAGATTTCGGCGGCGGACGCTTAGCGCCGCGCAAGGTCCGCACGGGCGTGCGCAACGAGGGCTATATCGAGATCGTCGAAGGCCTTGAACCAGGCGACAAGATCGTGACCTCGGGCAACTTCCTCATCGCGTCCGAGGCCCGCCTGAAGACGGGGATCGAACAATGGTAACGCACGATAATGATCGCCCAACGGCTCTGCAGGGGCTGATCGCCTGGTGCGCGCATAACTGGCTGTTGACGATCCTGGTGGTCGTAGTGGCTACGGTCTGGGGTTATCGCTCGCTCATGCAGGCGCCGCTAGACGCCATTCCCGATCTTTCCGATGTCCAGGTGATCGTATTCACCGAATGGGAGGGGCGCAGCCCCGACCTCGTAGAGGACCAGATTACTTATCCTTTGGCCACCACCTTTCTGGCGGCGCCCGATGTGCAGTTCGTGCGGGGCCAGAGTTTCTTGGGGTTCTCCTTCGTTTACGTCATCTTCGAGGACGGGACGGATATCTACTGGGCTCGCTCTCGCGTGCTGGAGTATCTCAATTCTGCCCAAGGAGAGTTGCCGGAAGGCGTGACGCCAACGCTCGGTCCCGATGCAACCGGTGTGGGGTGGGTGTATCAGTACGCGCTGCGAGACAAGACGGGCCGCCACAGCCTGGCGGATTTGCGCAGCATTCAGGACTTCAATCTCCGATACGCGCTGGAGTCGGTGGAGGGCGTGGCCGAAGTGGCGTCGGTAGGCGGCTTCGAGAAGGAATATCAGGTCAATGTTGATCCCAACAAGTTGGCCTCGTTCGATATCCCGCTCGACCAGGTGATCGCGGCCGTGCGCGAATCGAACAACGAGGTGGGCGGCCGGACACTTGAGGTGGCGGAGCATGAGCAGTTCATCCGCGGTCGCGGCTATATCGATTCCACCGAGGACCTCGAGAAAGCGGTACTCAAGGTAGACGAAGACGGCGTACCCGTCACCTTGGATCAGGTCGCCACCGTGAGCTTAGGGCCCGCCATGTCCCGTGGCCAGTCCGATCTGAACGGCGAGGGCGTGACCGTGGGCGGCATCGTGGTGATGCGCTACGGCGAGAATGCCCTGGATGTTATCGGGGCGATCAAGCAGCGTTTGAAAGAGGTTGAGGCCAGCCTTCCGAAGGGGATCGAGATCGTCCCGGTTTATGACCGCTCTAGCCTCATCAAGCGCGCGATCGATACCTTGGAGCGCACATTGACGGAGGAGATGATCATCGTCTCGCTGGTGATCTTCGTCTTTCTGCTGCACATGCGCTCCGCGCTGGTCGCCATCATTACACTGCCGATCGCGGTGCTCCTGGCGTTTATTCCTATGTACTACCAGGGCCTCACCGCCAACATTATGTCGCTGGGCGGCATCGCCGTGGCCATCGGGGCGATGGTGGATGCGGCCATCGCGATCGTGGAAAACGTGCACCGCCGACTAAGCCTGTGGCAAGCCGGAGAAGTGAGTCCGGAGGAGAAAGCCCGCTCGCGTACTGAGATCATCATCGACGCCATGCAGGAGGTAGGTCCCAGCATCTTCTTCGCGCTCCTGATTATCACCGTCTCATTCCTGCCGGTATTCTCGCTGGAGGGCGCCGAGGGTCGCCTGTTCAAGCCGCTGGCGTTTACCAAGACGTACAGCATGTTCTTCGCAGCACTTCTGTCGGTGACGCTAATCCCGGCCCTGGCCGTGCTGGTGATCCGGGGCAAGATCCGCGGGGATCGCAACTGGCTGAATCGGGTACTCGTTGCGGCCTACCTGCCGGTCGTGCGGTTCGCGGTTCGATTGCGTTGGGTGGTGATCGGTCTAGCGGCCGTCGCCTTGGTGTCCATCTGGCCCGCCTACCAGTCGCTGGGCAACGAGTTCATGCCGCCCTTAAACGAGGGCAGTATCCTGTATATGCCGACCTCCGTGCCGGGCATGTCCATCTCGGAGGCGACCCAGACGCTGCAGACCATGGACCGGATGCTGACGAAGATTCCAGAGGTGGAGCGAGTGTTCGGTAAAGCCGGCCGCTCGACTTCGCCCACTGATCCGGCGCCGCTTG encodes:
- a CDS encoding YdeI/OmpD-associated family protein codes for the protein MTRPKFFEDSTRFRSWLLLNAKTATELIVGFYKIGSRRPSMGWSESVDEALCFGWIDGVRKRIDDESYLIRFTPRKPTSIWSAINIAKFEQLRVEGRMTPAGAKAFAQRTNERSMVYAHEQSEMAELSSQELRTFKRAQAAWKFFEATPPSYRKVVLHWVTTAKKAETRASRLATLVQACVAGERLR
- a CDS encoding GNAT family N-acetyltransferase, with protein sequence MFEITEFTQPADLGNDLIRGRAIHAKMKQSRQFLACVNGREAGYLSYDDRADIETGVLYEVFVLPEFRQQGVGSRLVSFAEDLAVSLKCSRIRLSPTPFDQSVTQAQLDSWYTKKGYQLARDGSREFEKSLLGFGASAAQPVIPTDAPQAARR
- a CDS encoding addiction module protein, with the translated sequence MSTVFELEKEILALSAAEREQLAALAWDSVVSDPSAASDPGIDREGIEIAGQRDTEIESGAVQPIGHAEFLRRTGGEPE
- a CDS encoding phasin family protein, translated to MAASNNVTQFSNQAQDISRSMFGAFQGIAEVQSNILQKLSGTQQALIQQSYEAANDQLQVMSKVHDPREFAAAQADLVKTHGQRYVETVKQAIDVSADAWQEYGNKVESTTRDVNNKTERAVSSKKDA
- a CDS encoding peptidoglycan-binding protein, with protein sequence MKNLISLVILGLFAPGLLHAMDDQGNFAIKGAGVTSCAQYTKVLDAKSPELYLFIGWIDGYLTGVNQFQAEAFDVAPWQATELLAQLLSQYCEQRPDAQFMLAATRLLQSMFPGRLRTSSEPVEMESGAKTAFLYKAVLKRVQEALVERGYDISTDGAYGPQTEDALEAVQRENDITVTGLPDQQTLMLLLQESSFSNPAEPAESDLDGSTNGGN
- a CDS encoding TIGR00645 family protein; its protein translation is MEQRIEQVLFASRWLLAPIYMGLSLALAGLVVKFFQELFHVLPVILSTSETDLVLLVLALVDISLVASLIVMVMLSGYENFVSKIDVEGAEKKIGWMGKLDSGTLKIKVAASIVAISSIHLLRVFMDLQEIGNTKLLWYVIFHMTFVVSALLLGYLDKIAFAAHREEKQATERPAAQPRYAASNDLQQFPLHGGTL
- a CDS encoding TolC family protein, whose product is MRAVQRFIAACLLASLTLPTRATDLRFDAEPLTAQRLVETVLDRNPGLQALRAAVTEAASRVEPAGALEDPMLAYNVAPQTIAGQRLSQAVDLSQEIPWPGTLALREDAARSEAEAAGQDLADLRLEIIAAVKAGFAEWYYVHRALAINEANRDLLIELRNVAETQYAAGRATQQDVIQAELEHARLLDEALALQKEQRSIQAQLNGLLNRAPGEYLSPPKEVEPPAPPPDLQVLQQTAVETHPELKQAEAQLQASRSRVGLAEKDFYPDLGLNIGYDSFWDDEDQRFSVGATINIPLNRSKYRALRDAAQANALRSQWRLIDRRARLLAALGRARAEVAESVDVIALHHDQLEPLAQDNLSAATADYRAGAGDFLDVITAENRKLMIELGLARAQANYVRRLAELERWTGGALPAGYGSGNEESTNE
- a CDS encoding efflux RND transporter periplasmic adaptor subunit, producing MSKRTSMWLVGLIALALGLVIGSQLNGFLSGGSDDAQMASSQGMSDVPVYQSGPFKVSVAVNPEAPKVGENKLMVKVMDAHGNPVEDANIQAFGEMSAMGVMQAMRAPANVKQVAPGEYAGPMNIEMSGEWPLSVKIEKPGAGETALSFDMATGRAGLSMISGGTMVELAAEGMASQGSEPTYRAGPFKFDVAVEPETPKIGKNRLIIDLHDSQGNPIPGAQIKAIAEMPAMGAMPAMQAPAAFDETEPGKYVGTLDLSVSGEWPLSIQIEKAGIGSQRITFDMATGRSGLQVVSGAMAEGQSGMQAEEAPANAILVDSRSRQLIGLETGAATYRHLTRDIRAVGQVVYDERKLSDVTLRFNAWIGELYADYVGKYVNKGEVLFTVYGPELLAAQQQYLEVLKGRFGQSSGLIEAARKRLLLWDMAPSQIEELEQRGEPLDYVPIMAPRSGTVVEKNVVIGSAMMAGTRLMRIADLSKVWVEAEVYEAELPLVKVGMAAVVTLPYVPGKIYQAKVDYVYPYLQGMTRTGRIRLTLNNQDGVLKPDMYAQVNLKVYLGQRLVVPEEAVLFAGESRIVFEDFGGGRLAPRKVRTGVRNEGYIEIVEGLEPGDKIVTSGNFLIASEARLKTGIEQW
- a CDS encoding efflux RND transporter permease subunit, which produces MVTHDNDRPTALQGLIAWCAHNWLLTILVVVVATVWGYRSLMQAPLDAIPDLSDVQVIVFTEWEGRSPDLVEDQITYPLATTFLAAPDVQFVRGQSFLGFSFVYVIFEDGTDIYWARSRVLEYLNSAQGELPEGVTPTLGPDATGVGWVYQYALRDKTGRHSLADLRSIQDFNLRYALESVEGVAEVASVGGFEKEYQVNVDPNKLASFDIPLDQVIAAVRESNNEVGGRTLEVAEHEQFIRGRGYIDSTEDLEKAVLKVDEDGVPVTLDQVATVSLGPAMSRGQSDLNGEGVTVGGIVVMRYGENALDVIGAIKQRLKEVEASLPKGIEIVPVYDRSSLIKRAIDTLERTLTEEMIIVSLVIFVFLLHMRSALVAIITLPIAVLLAFIPMYYQGLTANIMSLGGIAVAIGAMVDAAIAIVENVHRRLSLWQAGEVSPEEKARSRTEIIIDAMQEVGPSIFFALLIITVSFLPVFSLEGAEGRLFKPLAFTKTYSMFFAALLSVTLIPALAVLVIRGKIRGDRNWLNRVLVAAYLPVVRFAVRLRWVVIGLAAVALVSIWPAYQSLGNEFMPPLNEGSILYMPTSVPGMSISEATQTLQTMDRMLTKIPEVERVFGKAGRSTSPTDPAPLEMMETNIMLKPESEWREGMTWDKLIADMDEKLRFPGTPNIWWMPIQTRTQMLATGIRSTLGIKVYGTELSTIEDTAVAIERALLADPRTAPYTRSAFAERTTGGYFLDFDINREQAARFGLNVGDVQDVIVAAMGGEVVSQTVEGRERYNILVRYAREYRESIPVLERVLISTANGAQIPISQVADIKFRTGPPMIRSEDAQLQGIVSVDVNDEIGVPDYVALAKQVVADEVEIPSGYRLAWAGQFEYYERAKERLKILIPLTVFLIFFMLYFHRKSLTETLIVMLALPFSLVGSTWLLAFLDYKLSVAVAVGMIAVAGLAVELGLLMMLYLDIAWRHHKDEGRLNNRDDLEEAIIEGAAKRLRPKLMTGAALFMGLLPIMYSTNTGADVMKRIAAPMLGGVASALILVLIVFPAIFAFWRGRGLPDGESQPDESRVQ